One stretch of Arachis hypogaea cultivar Tifrunner chromosome 20, arahy.Tifrunner.gnm2.J5K5, whole genome shotgun sequence DNA includes these proteins:
- the LOC112782500 gene encoding protein ROLLING AND ERECT LEAF 2 — MGCAQSKIDNEESVARCKDRKALMKEAVAARNAFAAGHSGYAVALKNTGAALSDYAHGETNLAEHLDNTTNNHHHPPPPPPPLSASDNPQPPPPPPIDDTLPPPPPPLPSFSPSPVPLKRAVTMPPAIATQHRRNIAAGMGDTGAIAEEDEGEQQQNNVSKKNGGSGDAPPSSPPRTPELKAVPPMPEAKGMAWDYFFMVDNMPGPSLGDAEDDDVINEEEEEEVEETEHVNVRKKNGVMMEEEVEPKTPENVKEKGGVVVMEDHHDLEISEATHIEHSKTAPADFRRAMKVVVPSVTLLQILTLLDDHFLKASESSQEVNKMLEATRLHYHSNFADNRGHIDHSARVMRVITWNRSFRGVSNGGDGAKDDFDSEEYETHATVLDKLLAWEKKLYEEVKQGELMKFEYQRKVAILNKQKKRGASAESLEKTKAAVSHLHTRYIVDMQSMDSTVSEVNHIRDAQLYPKLVALVNEMANMWETMCMHHDSQLKIVMDLKSVDISQAPKETTKPHYDRSVQLLNVVQEWHSQFEKLVTHQKQYIQALHSWLKLNLIPIESNLKEKISSPPKAQNPPIQTLLLAWHDYVDKLPDELAKSAISSFAAVIKTIINQQEEEMKLKEKCEETRKEYLRKNQAFEEWYQKYLLRRGSEEADHERGEEVNTNNPVSEKQFVVESLKKRLEEEVEAHQKLCLQVREKSLQSLKTRLPELFRALSDYAHASADAYQKLKAVTQSQEGGTA; from the exons ATGGGCTGCGCGCAATCTAAGATCGATAATGAGGAATCAGTGGCAAGGTGTAAAGACCGAAAAGCCCTTATGAAAGAAGCGGTCGCCGCCCGAAACGCCTTCGCCGCCGGTCACTCTGGTTACGCCGTCGCACTCAAGAACACCGGCGCCGCCCTCAGCGACTACGCCCACGGCGAGACCAACCTCGCCGAACACCTTGATAACACcaccaacaaccaccaccatccgCCGCCCCCTCCTCCGCCTCTCTCCGCCTCGGACAATCCCCAACCGCCGCCTCCTCCTCCCATAGACGACACCCTTCCTCCGCCTCCTCCTCCGTTGCCGAGCTTCTCACCTTCTCCTGTCCCTCTTAAACGCGCCGTTACCATGCCCCCCGCCATCGCCACCCAGCACCGCCGTAACATTGCCGCCGGAATGGGCGACACCGGCGCCATTGCCGAAGAGGACGAAggagaacaacaacaaaataatGTCTCAAAGAAAAATGGTGGATCCGGTGACGCGCCGCCGTCGTCTCCGCCGAGGACGCCGGAGCTGAAGGCGGTTCCGCCGATGCCGGAGGCAAAAGGCATGGCCTGGGACTATTTTTTCATGGTAGATAACATGCCTGGCCCTTCTTTGGGTGATGCTGAAGATGATGACGTcatcaatgaagaagaagaagaagaagttgaagaaactgaaCATGTTAATGTTAGAAAGAAGAATGGTGTTATGATGGAGGAAGAGGTTGAACCTAAGACCCCTGAGAATGTTAAAGAAAAAGGTGGTGTTGTGGTTATGGAGGATCATCATGATTTGGAGATCTCAGAAGCTACGCACATTGAGCATTCAAAAACTGCACCTGCTGATTTCAGAAGAGCAATGAAGGTTGTTGTTCCAAGTGTTACTCTTTTGCAGATTTTGACCCTTCTTGATGATCACTTCCTCAAAGCTTCTGAGAGTTCTCAGGAAGTTAACAAGATGCTTGAAGCCACTAGGTTGCATTATCATTCCAATTTTGCTGACAATAGGG GTCACATTGATCATTCTGCGAGAGTTATGCGCGTGATCACTTGGAATAGGTCGTTTAGAGGCGTGTCGAATGGTGGTGACGGCGCCAAGGATGATTTCGATTCAGAAGAATATGAAACTCATGCCACTGTTTTGGATAAGTTGTTAGCATGGGAAAAGAAGCTTTATGAGGAGGTGAAG CAAGGCGAGCTTATGAAGTTCGAATACCAGCGAAAAGTCGCCATCCTAAACAAGCAGAAGAAACGTGGTGCCAGTGCCGAATCCTTGGAGAAAACCAAAGCTGCCGTAAGTCATTTGCACACGAGATATATAGTTGACATGCAGTCCATGGATTCAACAGTTTCCGAAGTGAATCATATCCGTGACGCACAGTTGTATCCGAAATTGGTCGCTCTTGTTAATGA GATGGCAAACATGTGGGAGACTATGTGCATGCATCACGACAGCCAGCTGAAAATCGTTATGGACCTCAAATCGGTTGATATTTCGCAAGCTCCTAAGGAAACAACCAAGCCTCATTACGACCGCAGCGTGCAACTTCTGAATGTTGTTCAAGAATGGCATTCTCAATTCGAGAAGCTTGTGACTCACCAGAAACAATACATACAAGCTCTTCATAGCTGGCTGAAGTTGAACCTCATCCCTATCGAAAGCAACCTAAAAGAGAAAATCTCGTCCCCACCGAAAGCCCAGAATCCGCCAATCCAAACCCTCCTCCTTGCTTGGCATGACTACGTTGACAAGCTCCCGGATGAGCTAGCAAAATCCGCCATTTCCTCCTTCGCTGCCGTGATCAAGACGATCATAAATCAGCAAGAGGAAGAGATGAAGCTAAAGGAGAAATGCGAGGAAACCAGAAAGGAATACCTGCGGAAAAACCAAGCGTTCGAGGAATGGTACCAGAAGTATTTACTCCGGCGAGGGTCCGAGGAAGCAGATCACGAAAGAGGAGAGGAAGTAAACACAAACAACCCTGTCTCGGAGAAGCAATTCGTCGTTGAGAGCTTGAAGAAGAGACTGGAAGAGGAAGTCGAAGCTCACCAAAAACTGTGTCTTCAGGTTCGAGAGAAGTCGCTACAAAGTCTCAAAACTCGCCTGCCTGAGCTCTTCCGCGCGCTATCAGACTATGCTCATGCGAGCGCCGACGCATACCAGAAACTCAAGGCAGTCACACAATCACAAGAAGGTGGCACAGCATGA